The following are encoded together in the Hoplias malabaricus isolate fHopMal1 chromosome 3, fHopMal1.hap1, whole genome shotgun sequence genome:
- the im:7152348 gene encoding E3 ubiquitin-protein ligase rnf152 — protein MVLCEDLECGVCYHSYSRSDRVPRMLFCNHTFCSACLDTMAVERSTMLSVRCPLCRQVSCVRRGLSLQEALWVNSSLWDYIPEEQEQEQQVECLEQEEISSTEQAITSAQNECGLRPNSKQNRPKLRLPSFLKRLNFSRQPQERIVPGCNVQMKSWRRLSGEEGF, from the exons ATGGTTCTGTGTGAAGATCTGGAGTGTGGAGTGTGCTACCACAGCTACTCCCGAAGTGATCGGGTTCCCAGAATGCTCTTCTGCAACCACACCTTCTGCTCGGCCTGTCTGGACACCATGGCGGTGGAGCGCAGCACTATGCTGAGTGTCCGCTGTCCTCTGTGCCGTCAGGTGTCCTGTGTGCGGCGAGGCCTCAGTCTGCAGGAAGCGTTGTGGGTCAACAGTAGTCTATGGGACTACATACCTGAGGAACAAGAGCAAGAGCAGCAAGTGGAATGCCTGGAGCAAGAGGAAATTAGCAGCACAGAACAGGCAATAACTTCAGCACAGAATGAATG TGGGCTGAGGCCAAACTCCAAGCAAAATCGACCCAAACTACGGCTGCCATCCTTCCTGAAGAGACTGAACTTCTCTAGGCAGCCCCAGGAGAGGATTGTTCCTGGATGCAATGT gCAGATGAAATCCTGGCGAAGGCTTTCGGGGGAGGAAGGGTTTTGA